From Elusimicrobiota bacterium:
CGGTCCCGGCCTTGACCTCGAAGTAGATGAGCCCGGAAGCGGTTTTCTGGGCGCCCGCCTCCTTGGCCGTCTTGTCCATGAATGCCTGGGACTTCCGCTTCTCCTTCTCCGCCCGGGCTTTGATCCGGGACTGGGCCAAGTCGTTGATCTTGGGGCCGTAGACCGCGGGCTCCACCTGCGGCTTCTGATTCAGCACGGCGTCCTTGACGCCCAGCTGGACGTACTTGAGGTCCGCCGCGCTCAGGCTGAAGACGTCGACCTTCTGCGCCAGCCAGATGCCCAGGACATAGAGCGTCTTCTGCTCATCCGTCTGCAGGGCCGCCGCGGGCTTGGCGAGCTTGGCGGTCTTGCCGGCCGGAGCCGGCCCGGCGGGCGCGGCGAAGATGAAGGTCGGCGACAGCAGGGCGCAGATGACGGCGGATGCGAGTGTCTTCACTTTCTCACCTCTCTTGCGGCATGGACGCCGGCGACGGAAGCCAATCATAGCAGATTGTGGACGGGACAAGCTCGGACTGCGAGATGCTATGATACTCTTATGAAGATCGCGCTCTGCCAACTGGATATGGCTTGGGAGGACAAGGCCGCCACCAAACGGCGGATACTCTCCTTGATGAGCGACTGCCCGCCCAAGGACCGCATCGGCTGGGTCGTGTTCCCGGAGATGACCCTGACCGGGTTCTCCATGGACGCCGCCAAGACCGCCCTTGACGAGGCGGACCTGGCCTTCTTCGCGGAGCTGGCCCGGACGCGCCGCGCCTGCGTCTCGTTCGGCGGCGTGCAAGGCGGCTGCAACAACCTCATCACGCTGGACGCCTCGGGCCAGGTCATCTCCACCTATTCCAAGACCCACCTCTTCTCCATGGGCAAGGAGGACGCGTCGTATCGGCCGGGAGCCCGGCCGGAGCGGTTCGACCTCGACGGCCTCTCCGTGGTCCCCGCCGTGTGCTACGATCTGCGCTTCCCCTACCTCTTCTGGAACCAAGCCGCGCGCGCCGACGTCTTCGTGGTCATCGCCTGCTGGCCGGCCCGACGCGCCGAGCACTGGATGCGCCTGCTGCAGGCCCGGGCCATCGAGAACCAATGCTACGTGGTCGGGGTCAACCGCACCGGCCGCGACCCGCTCCTGGAGTACAGCGGCAACTCCATGATCTTCGACCCCATGGGCGAAGTCGTGCTGGACTGCCGGCAGGGCGAGGGCCTCTTCGTGGCGGCCGCGGACGTGGACAAGACCCTGGTCGCGCAGACCCGAACGCGCCTGCCCTTCTTCAAGGACCGCCGGCCGGACTTCGCCCTCGCCTGAGGCCGCGCGCCCCCTCATCCGCGAGTCGGGGTTTTATTATATACTAGGCCAATCCGCGACCCAATATTTGGAGGAGAGATAAATGATAAAGGCCCCGCCGATGAAAGTCTCCCAGGAAACGGTCACCTTCAAGGTCTCCGAGCTCGAGCCGCTGCTCTCGCCGCCGCCCATGAACATCCCGGCTTTCGAGCCCGCCATGGTCAAGCTCAAGGACGGACAGACCATGGTCATCCGCCCCATCAAGCTGGAGGAGGCGCCCCTGTTCCTCGGCTACATGGAAAAGCTCATGAAGGTCGACCATGACTTCTACGACATCGTGGGCGCGCGCGTTTACGCCGAGATCCTGGGTTGGGTCCGCAACCGCCTCAAGGACCCCTACCACCTCGTCGGCGCCATCGACGGGCAAGTGGTGGCCTTCTGCAACGGCCGCCTCATGAACGAGAACATCAACATCAGCCTGCACACCATGGCCTTCCGGCGCGGCCTGCGCGCGGGCGCCATCATGTACTACGCCAAGTGCGACTACTGCTTCGAGACCCTCAAGCAGAAGGAGTTCTGGGCCACCTACGAGAGCTACAACAGCCGTCCTACCCCTGGCCGGACGTCCAGCACGAGCTGGGCGGCGCCAAGGTGTTCTATATGACCAAGAGCTACTGGGACAACTCGATCAAGCAGTACCTGGAGCAGATGACCCAGACCAAGCTCGTGCGCCCGGTCCCGGCCGCCCTGCTCAAGAAGAACGAGAAGCTCATCATGCCGACCAAGCTGGAAGAGGATTAGACCTCGGCCGGCCGCAGTCTCGAACAAGCGCCCCGGAGGGGTTTTCCTCCGGGGCGCTTGAAATTTCATAGAATCCCGGTATGAAGAAGACCACAGCCCTCTTTTTCCTCACCGCAGCCCTGGGCCTGGCCGGCTGCCACACCGCCCCGGTCAAGCCCGTCGATACCAGGGTGCCGCGCTTCTACGGGGACGATGCCCTGCAGAAGGAGCTCGGCGCGCTGTTCAAGCAGCCCTACTCGGACACCCAATCCGTGGACGTGATCTACGTCACCAACCGCAACGCGGCCGGCGACGCGGCGGAATGCGACGACACGTCCTTCGGGATCAGCCCGTCCGACAAGCTCTCCTACGGCGTATGCACCTTCAACGTTCCCAAGCGCCACCATATCGGCGGCTTCGAAATCGCTCCCAACCCGCGCGCCGACCCCCACATGTACTACCGGCTGCTCAACTACTCCCCGCTAGACGAGGCGGGCTTGGCCGAGCGCCTGCGCCAGAAGCAGGGCTCGGACATCCTGGTCTTCATCCACGGCTTCAACGTGAAGTTCCAGGAGGCCATGCTGCGCGCGGCGCAGATCGCCTACGACCTCAAGTTCCAGGGGCCGGTGGTCCTGTTCTCCTGGCCGGCCGGCGCGGAGGAGGGGATGTTCAACTCCGCCATGGTCACTCGCACCTACGGCGATAACCTCTCCAACGCGCTCAAGAGCGTAACCCCGGCCCAGGCCTTCTTCAAGCAGCTCGCGGGGCTGAACCAGACCGTGCACGTGATGGTCCACTCCATGGGCCACCAGGTGACGCTGCGGGCGCTCTCCCAGCTCGCCCAGGGCTCCGACAAGCCCTTCATCGGCGAGCTCATCCTCAACGCCCCGGACTTCCCGCTCAAGGACTTCCAGCGCGTGATGCCCCAGCTCAAGAAGGTGGCCGGTCGCGTGACCGTGTACTGCTCCTACAACGACAACGCCATCGCCGCATCCGAGTCCTACAACAAGAACCGGCGCATGGGCGCCTGCGAGCGCGTCAGCGGCACGGACATGATCAACGTAGGCGAGATCGACGCCCCGACCATGGGCGTCGGAGGCCTCGGGCACAGCTACTACTCCTCGCGGCCGATATTGACCGACATCTTCCAGGTGCTCCTGGGGATACCGGCGGAGGACAGGCTCTTCATCCGCAAGAGCGAGACCAACGGGACGGAGGATTACTACCTGAGGCCGTAGAGCCCGGGCCCTAGGCCTGGGCGGGAGTCAGGCCTGCGCCTTGCGCTTCTCGAGGATCTTGGCCACGTTGCCGATGAGGTCCTCCGGAGCGAAGGGCTTGGTCAGGAACCCGTCGACCTGGACCGTGGCCGTGAAGAGCCGGCTCATCTCGCGCAGCGCCGAGACCACCAGGATGGGGATGCCCCGGGTGCGGGGGTTGTTGCGGATGACGGTCCCCACCGTGTAGCCGTCCGACTTGGGCATCATGATGTCGAGGACCAGGAGGTCGGGCAGCTCGAGGGCGGGATCGTCGGGCTGGATGCCCAGCTTCTTGAGCGTCTCCAGGCCGGAGGTGCAGGTGACCACCTTGTGGCCGGCCTTGGTCAGGATGGTGGCCATGAGCTTGAGGACGCTCGCGTCGTCATCGCTGACCATGATCTGGGCCATGGATTCATGGTACCACCTTCACGACAGGTCGTCAAGAAGGACGGCCGAAGATCCTAAGGTGCGCGCCCGGCGAGAGCTCGAGGAAGGAGCCCCGGGCCGCCGCATAGAGCGCGGCGTCGGGGCCGCGCATCTCCCCCTCCACGAAGACCATGCGATGGCGGCGGGCGGTGATGCGGGTCTCGACGAGCATGGTCGCGCCCAGCGGCACCGCGCGGCGGAAATCCGTCGCGAGCTTCACGGTCATCACGCGACAGCCGGCCAGCCAGGCCGCGGCGCCGAGCGCCTCGTCGAGCACGGTCAGGACCGCCCCCCCGTGCGCGTGCCCGGGGGCCCCCTCGGTGGCCGGCCGGAATCTCGCCACGGCCGCCAGGGAGCGGTCGGGCCGCTGATAATAGTCGATGACGACCGGGGCCTGCGCCGATGCGGGCC
This genomic window contains:
- a CDS encoding carbon-nitrogen family hydrolase, whose protein sequence is MKIALCQLDMAWEDKAATKRRILSLMSDCPPKDRIGWVVFPEMTLTGFSMDAAKTALDEADLAFFAELARTRRACVSFGGVQGGCNNLITLDASGQVISTYSKTHLFSMGKEDASYRPGARPERFDLDGLSVVPAVCYDLRFPYLFWNQAARADVFVVIACWPARRAEHWMRLLQARAIENQCYVVGVNRTGRDPLLEYSGNSMIFDPMGEVVLDCRQGEGLFVAAADVDKTLVAQTRTRLPFFKDRRPDFALA
- a CDS encoding alpha/beta hydrolase; protein product: MKKTTALFFLTAALGLAGCHTAPVKPVDTRVPRFYGDDALQKELGALFKQPYSDTQSVDVIYVTNRNAAGDAAECDDTSFGISPSDKLSYGVCTFNVPKRHHIGGFEIAPNPRADPHMYYRLLNYSPLDEAGLAERLRQKQGSDILVFIHGFNVKFQEAMLRAAQIAYDLKFQGPVVLFSWPAGAEEGMFNSAMVTRTYGDNLSNALKSVTPAQAFFKQLAGLNQTVHVMVHSMGHQVTLRALSQLAQGSDKPFIGELILNAPDFPLKDFQRVMPQLKKVAGRVTVYCSYNDNAIAASESYNKNRRMGACERVSGTDMINVGEIDAPTMGVGGLGHSYYSSRPILTDIFQVLLGIPAEDRLFIRKSETNGTEDYYLRP
- a CDS encoding response regulator; translation: MAQIMVSDDDASVLKLMATILTKAGHKVVTCTSGLETLKKLGIQPDDPALELPDLLVLDIMMPKSDGYTVGTVIRNNPRTRGIPILVVSALREMSRLFTATVQVDGFLTKPFAPEDLIGNVAKILEKRKAQA
- a CDS encoding PaaI family thioesterase, which encodes MTSLSDWPLPDWKPVQPFPFCEARRAFTGPASAQAPVVIDYYQRPDRSLAAVARFRPATEGAPGHAHGGAVLTVLDEALGAAAWLAGCRVMTVKLATDFRRAVPLGATMLVETRITARRHRMVFVEGEMRGPDAALYAAARGSFLELSPGAHLRIFGRPS